The window ATAGCGGCAGCTTTTTTCAATGCCTTTGTCGTTGCGGGACTGACCGAAGAATATTTCAAAAGGGCAGTCGTCCTGCGAACAGTCTATCGGAATCCGGCGTTTGATGAAAAACTAGACGGAATTGTCTATGCCGTATTTGCCGCGCTTGGCTTCGCAACAGTCGAGAACATCATGTATGTCCTTATAAACTTTTCAGCCAACCCGTATGTAGGCCTTTCCAGAGGAATATTCTCAGTGCCGACCCACGTATTGCTCGGTGTGACGATGGGTTACTACCTTTCCCTGGCGAAGTTCTCCAACCATCCTCATCTTGAGAGAACTTACCTCAGAAAATCCTTATATGTTCCTATCCTACTTCACGGTTTTTTTGACTTTATTCTGATGTCGGAAATTCCGATTCTGCTTACGCTGTTTTTACCGTATATCATTTACCTGTGGACGGTTAATCTCAGGAAACTTAACAGGTATTACAAAGAATCGAGGGAAAAATATCAAAAAATTCCTACCCGACAACCCATCGAATAAAAAAACATTTTAGTCGACTTGCTATTATTTTAATGCTAAATGTATCATCCAACGCAAAGCAGGCAAAAGGAACCGATTATCACGGTTCCTTTGCTCTAGAGCTGTGCTGGACTTATTGAGTAATTTGGGACTCGTTAAGGATTATGCTGGATCCTTCTTTCTCTCTCATATTCGCGATTCGGTACGAATAAAAGTGTGATGCAATACAGGCCGCTGAGTCCGACCAGCGCATAGACGATTCTCGGTGGGAGCGGACTGATCCCCCCGAGGAGGGCATTGACAAGATCAAATTGGAAAAAGCCAATCATTCCCCAGTTAATGGCCCCGATGATAATAATTGCAAGGGCAATCTTCTGCCAGATATTCATGTACAACCTCCTTAAAAAGTTAATTATTAATAGGATGTCGTTAAAATGTAAAATTTATACATCAAAACATTAATTTACGTTTTAGAAACAATCATTTATAATAATCTAGGACTTGTGTTTTATTTTAATAAAAGGAACAAGGGGCAAAAAATGTAGCCAAAAAGGAGTATTTATGAACGAACATCATGACCTCATCCACGATGACAGCAAAACGGTTAAGCGCACCCTTTTGTTTATAGCAACCGCAGGTTCCTTTCTGACTCCATTTATGATTTCATCGATCAATATTGCGCTGCCTGCAATTCAAAAGGAATTTGCAGCAGATGCTGTCGTTTTAAGCTGGATTGCGACATCTTTCCTGTTGTCTTCGGCTGTGTTTCTTCTTCCTATCGGCAAACTCGCCGACATCCTTGGCCGGACCAGGCTTTATAAATGGGGAATCATTTCGTTTACTGCATTTACTTTAGCTTCAGGTTTTGTACCGAATATTGAACTATTAATAATGATGCGAGTCTTGCAGGGAATTAGTGCGTCAATGATCGCGACTGCCGGAATGGCACTGATTACCTCGGTCTTTCCGCCGCAGGAACGCGGCAAAGCCCTGGGCTTTAATGTTTCAGCCATATATGTAGGACTTGGTGTCGGGCCTTTTCTAGGAGGATTCTTAACCAAGTATTGGGACTGGAGAAGCATTTTTTTGGTATTGGTTCCTTTGGGGGTCCTGATCACGGTTTTAACGATTACATATGTTAAGAGCGATTGGGCCGATGCCAAAAATGATAAACTGGATATTCCAGGCAGTATGATCTTCGCCGTTACCCTGATTGCGCTTATCTATGGTTCGAGTATTTTACCCGATATTCTCGGGATTATCCTGATCCTCTTCAGCATTGTTTGTTTTGTTTTCTTTGTGAAACGCCAGCTCAAGGTTCCGAATCCCGTGTTAGAAATCAGGCTTTTTCAGGATAACCGAGTTTTTGCCTTTTCCAACGTCGCAGCATTGATCAATTATGCTGGATCGTACTCCGTAACTTTTCTTCTGAGTCTATATCTGCAGTACGTCCAAGGTATGTCTTCAGAACATGCCGGAATCATCCTGATCATCCAACCTATTATCCAGTCTTTAATTTCCCCTTTGGCCGGACGTATATCCGATAAAAAAGAACCTGCCAATATTGCCTCCTTGGGAATGGCTGCAACCGCCGCAGGCTTGTTTCTTCTTTCCTTTATCGGTCCGCATACTTCTCTGTTCCTGATCATAGCTGCTTTGATGGTGCTAGGTATTGGATTTGCCTTATTCTCTTCTCCGAATACCAATGCAGTCATGAGTTCCGTAGATAAGCATTATTACGGGATTGCCTCCGCCTCAGTATCTGTGATGAGGGTTCTCGGTCAGATGTTAAGTATGGCTACAGCTACGCTGCTGATTTCTATATTTGTCGGCAAAAACCAGATTACTCCTGAATACTATCCGCAGTTTTTACAGAGTATTCACCTTGCTTTTCTGATCTCAGCCTGCTTTTGTGCTGTCGGTATTTTCTTCTCTTTAGCCCGCGGTAAAATCCACGTCAATAATATTCAGGCATAAGGTTGTTGTTCCTTGTTATCCATCAACTGCAGCATTAGGCTGTATGTGGCATCATGAAGATACCCGGCAGCTTAACTGACCGGGTATCTGTCTCCGCTACAGGGCGGATAGCCTTCGAAAAAGGTTACTTACCTTACGGTATTTCCCTTTTCCCAATACTATCTTTTGCAGCTTTAGGTAATAATATTCGCAGGTTGATTTTGATTTGTTGGTTCTTGATTATTTTATTTAAATCAAAATATTATTTTTTCCCTGTTGTAAATTAAACCATAATTTGTCGGTATTATGGTTTAAGATGGATAATCTGGTTATATTATTTATTTGATTTTTGTGTATTTTATGATTATTATTATATTGTCTTCGTTTTACTCATTTAGTCTCATTTTTTGACCTTCAATTTATAAGAAGGTCTTTTTTTGGTTTAAATTTGGTTTAATTATAAAATTCATCTTAATAATCACGAAGAACAGAGCGCAGGATTTTTCCAGATCTGGTCATTGGTAGTTTTTCACGAATTAATACCCAGATGGGCATTTTAAATGAAAAGCTATTTCTGATGTACTGTTCTACAGCCGAGCAGTACTGTTCTCTTTCTTTCTTCGCCGAAAAAGAATCTTCCAGCGCCAGATATACTTTGAGGATCACGCTTTCACCATCCTGGATGTTAACGATGACGCCTGCTTCAAGTACTTTGGGATAATTATAAAGAGCAGACTCCACTTGGTAGTAACTTATAAATTTATCATTAACGATTAGACCGTCAAGCTCCCGGCCATTTAAGATTTTAAAGTCAGGTAGTGCTGCATATCCAGACATTGCGTTTTCCTCCCTTCTTACGACAATACATTGCAGTTTATAAACCAAACTGTAAAATGCGTATAAATCTTATATTTTAGTCGTATTTGTATTATAATATTAAATGCGGCTTTTGCCCTATCGATTTAAGGTTAATGGCATCGTTGGAAGGCTGAACAGCTCTAATTCTCATGTTAACTGTTTTTCAGGAAGAATGTCTTTGATTTACGTATTGTACAGATACCTTTTTCAAGATATTTGGGTATAATGTAATAGGAATAGAATACCGGAAGGAAAGATGCACATTGCAATTACATATTCATTTTGTCGGCATAAAAGGAACCGGAATGAGCGCTCTTGCCCAGATTACACCCTTGATAGAAGATGCCGAGATTACCGGATCCGATGTACCGCAAAGATTTTTTACAGACGTTGTATTAGAGAAGGCAGGCATTGAAGTCCTGAACTTTGATTCAGAGAATGTGGTCGGTGCTGATTTGGTTGTCACCTCTGCCGCTTACGGTGACAGTCACCCGGAGATTAGACGGGCCAGAGAGCTTAACATACAGGTACTGACTTACCCTCAATTTCTGAGCAAACTGATGTCCAAGAAAAAAGGAGTCTGTGTAACCGGGACTCACGGCAAGACTACGACAACTGCTATGGCTGGAAAAATCCTGCTTGATGCAGGTTTGGACCCTACGATTGTCGTAGGCAGCGACGTGCCCTGTATTGGCGGCAACGCCCATGCTGGCCAAGGAGAACTCTTTTTAGCTGAATCCTGCGAATACCGGAGGCACTTCTTAAATTACTCTCCCGAGCACCTGATTATTACCAACATGGAACTGGATCATCCCGATTATTTTAAGGATCTGGATGATGTGGTCTGCGCTTTTTCCGAACTTGCCTGCAAGCTGCCTGCTGAGGGCAATCTGATTATCTGGCATGATGATCCGAATATAGATAGAATTAAGACCAAAGCAACGGTTACAACTTTTGGTTTCTCTGCTGATGCTGATGTCAGCGCTGCAAACGTTGTTTTCGATAATGACGGAAGCTGTTTCGATGTGATGATGAATAAAAAAAATGTGGGTAAGTTGCATTTGACTGTATCAGGGAAACATAACATTCTGGATGCCCTGGCTGCCATAGCCCTGACTTCCAGGCTAGGAATATCGATGAATACCGTCCTTCAGGCGCTCAGTGGCTTTAATGGTACTAAAAGAAGATTCGAACGTCTTGGCACAAAACATGGGGCAGTTATTGTTGACGATTATGCCCATCACCCGACAGAAATCCAAACGACCTTGGACGGAGCAAGGCTTTCCTACCCTGGCAGAAGAATCCGGGCGGTATTTCAGCCACATACCTTCAGCCGGACTGAAAAACTTTTTTATGAGTTTTCCCAAGCCTTTCAGGATGCCGATGAGGTTTTGCTGGCAGAAATTTTTTCTTCGGCTCGCGAAAAAAAAGCCGGGGTCAATCCGATCTCTTCAGCAAAACTTGCCGACTTAATGAGAGAGAAAGGAATTACCACCCGTTATTTTTCAACGCTGGACGAAATTAGTTCTTATCTTGACCAAACGCTCGAAGAAGGCGATCTCGTTATTACGCTCGGAGCGGGTGATATATACAAAGTAGGGCAAAACTTGGTCTCTTAAGCACTATTTCCTGACCACTAAGGAATCTCGACGATATACAGGAGAAAAGATGAAAAATAAGTTGATTTTTTCTTTACTTGTCATTCTATTTATGATCTTTTTCATAAGCGGTTGTAGTCAAATGAGCATTCCTGATGCTTTGTCTAATTCTGATGGTTCGCAAACATTTGCAGAAAACGTTCCGGTTGATACCTTTATGCTAAAAATCGGCGCTGCGAGTAAGGAAGCGATAAATTATCACGATGTTGTGAGCATTGCTGTTTTGGTGAATAAACAAAACCAGCTTCCCTCCGATTATGTTCCGCCGGATCTGGTTGAAGTCAATATTCCTTTTACTTTTAAGGAAAAAGCTGAGAAAAGAATGCTGCGTCAGGAAGCTGCTGCGAAGCTCGAGGAATTATTTTCTACTGCGAAAGAAAATGGTGTAATTCTTTATGGTGTATCAGGCTACCGTTCCTATCAAACGCAGCAGGATTTATTTGCGAGTTTTACCCGGCGGTACGGAACGGAGGAAAAAGCCAATCAAATCAGTGCGAGACCCGGTGAAAGTGAACACCAAACCGGTCTGGCAATGGATGTATCCTGCCAGAGCGTTAACTTCGGTCTGGAAGAGACATTTGGTGATACGGACGAATATGTCTGGCTGAAAGATAATGCTTATCGTTTCGGCTTTATCATCCGCTACCCAAAGGGCAAAGAATACCTGACGGAATATACCTACGAACCTTGGCATCTGCGCTACGTCGGACAAGACCTGGCCACGAAACTCTATGAACAGCAAATAACGTACGAAGAATACCTGTTCTTCAAGATATAATAAGCTTATATAATTTCCTACCGGTTAATATCGTTCCTGCTGAATTGCTCAATATAACATACAACGTCATTCCAGCCATAGCACCGTGTGACGCCTTCTGGAAGATTTCCGCGGTTATAAGGCGCATCCATCAGCAACACCGGAATGCCCATGGAAACGATCTCCACTGAATTGGAAATAAAGTCATCGACGAACACATCAATACCGTGTTCCTTGACCGCAATGGTCTTGCTGAGCCCCCCAGTGAATATCTTTTCACCCGGGGGGATTTGTTTTTCTTCAAGCCACTTTTTGGTGACCAGTTCCTCAGCTCCCGGCTTTCTGGCTGTCACATAAATGATTTCATGCCCTGCTTCTGTTAAGGAAACGATACTCTCAACCGATCCTTTGACAGGCTCCGGCGTTGAGAAAAGAATCTCCATATTTTTGTTAAAAAAGGTGTCAAGTTCATTCCAGTCAACGTCGTAGACTTTCGACATATCATCGTTGTCAATTTCCATAATATTTTTACCGTATTGTTTGTTGAGTTCTTCTGTAAACACAGGAAAACTGTCCGCGACGACGCCGTCTATATCTAATCCAATCCGTAGTTTCATCTAATCCAGCCTCTCTGGTTTTTCTAATTCGATGGTTGGGGGCAATTGCCGTTTATGCTCACTCATTTTATGCAGTCTTTCAATTTTGGCGACAACATCGTCAGGAATCTTTTCTCCTAGAAGATATCTATCGATAAGATCATAGGAAAAACCCATCTCTCCTTCATCGGTCTGGCCCTGCCAAAGACCTGCAGTCGGTGTCCTGGAAGCTATTTTTTCCGGCAGGCCGAGTACGCTTGCCCAAGCTCTTACTTCCGTCTTAGTAAGTGAGCTGATCGGCAGAAGATCCACGCCGCCATCCCCATATTTCGTAAAGTATCCGGTATAGCTCTCGGGAGCGTTGTCTGTCCCGACAACCAAATACTCTCTAATATTGGCTACCGTATACAGCGTAGACATACGTAGCCGGGCTTTAAGGTTCCCTTGTCCTGCCTGCAGAATATTTCTAGGCTTCTGATCAGCTTTTAAAGCGGTCTTTACCTGGCCATAAATGGCTTCATGCGCTTCTTTGAGATCAATCTCTATCACTTCCATTCCAAGGGTTTCTGCAATTAAATAGGCATCCTCGCGATCCGCAGGATTTGATTGGCATGGCATGATCACACCAAGGCATTTATCAGGAAATGCTTTTTTACATAAACCTGCCACCACCGCAGAATCTACACCTCCGGAAATTCCGCAGACCAAACCTTTGGTCTTTGCTTCAGCGTTTTTTTCGCGAAGCCATTTTACAACCTGCTTTTGGCGTTCCAGTATTTCTTCAGTACTCCACACCGGTACGGCCTCCTTTTTCATTTCACAATAGTTTAATGATCATTCAAATATTTAGCAAATTTTAGACATAAAATTTAAACTTTTATATTTTTTTAAAACCCATTCTTTTAACTTAATCCACAATATCCACATTTTTATCCACAAAATTTCAAGATGACCGTTAGATTCTGTCAGCATTCTTTGCTATGTACTGCCATTCCAGCATCACCGGCCATTTGTTATTTGCACAATTTTTACATTCTAATTACATATTCTTAACATATTCTTAAAATTTCTTGATTAATACTCTGAAGGATGCGAAATGTACCATTATTCGTGCTAAATTTACACTTGATTGTTTTTTTAATTGTGTTTTACCACCTTAGTTGATCCAAGGTTTCTTTGCTTAACCGTATTGCTGTCTGAACAGCCTCCGGTGCAGGACCTCCGGTAACGCTCCTCTTCTGAACGCAGGTTTGAAGAGAAATGGCCCGATAAAGATCTTCCTCGAAGAATTCGGATACTGTTTTCAGTTCTTTCAGCGTCAGATCTTCCAACGAACAGCTCCTGCGGGAACACTCCAGTACCAGCCTGCCCACAATCGCATGGGCTTCGCGGAAAGGAACATTCTTCTTAGCCAGATAATCAGCCAGGTCTGTGGCATTGGTAAAGCCCTTTTTAGCTTCCCTTTCCATAATATCGGCATTCACTTTCATGGTAGCTAGCATCGGCCGGATGACCAGCAGCGATTTTTGGATGGTGTCCACAGCATCAAATACACATTCCTTGTCCTCCTGCATGTCTTTGTTATAGGCCAGAGGGAGTCCTTTCATAACGGTGAGCAGTGTCATGAGATCCCCATACACCCTGCCGGTTTTCCCTCTAACGAGTTCGGCAACATCAGGATTCTTCTTTTGCGGCATGATGCTCGATCCGGTGGCATAGGCATCATCAATCGAAACGAAGCAGAATTCGCCGCTCGACCAGACGATCAGTTCTTCACACAGCCTGCTCAAATGCATCATTATAATGGATGCCGCTGCCAGGAATTCCAAAGCAAAATCTCTATCGCTGACGCCGTCTAAACTGTTGAGCGTGACACCGTCAAAATTCAGTTCAGCAGCCACTTCTTCCCGGCGCAAAGCAAAGGTCGTACCCGCCAGCGCTCCCGATCCGAGCGGGGAAAGGTTCAGTCTCTTGCGGGTATCTCCGAGCCGTCCCAGATCGCGCAAAAACATTTGGACATAGGCCATAAGATGATGGCTCAGGGTAATTGGCTGGGCCTTTTGCAGATGGGTATATCCGGGCATCCAAGTCTTAAGATGTTCGGAGCACAAGTCAAGCAGGGTTCCCAGCAGCGCAGTGAGGAGATCTTTCGTGTTGTCAATTTCTTCTCTTAAGAACAGCCGAAAGTCCAGTGCAACCTGATCATTCCGGCTGCGGCCGGTATGGAGTTTTTTACCGGTATCACCGATTCTTTCCGTAAGCAATTTCTCAATGTTCATATGGATGTCTTCGGCTCCGACTTCAAATTCAATCCTCCCCGCCTGAATATCCGCCAGAATGCATTCCAGTCCTCCTATTATTTTCTCCGTTTCTTCGGCTGACAGGATGCCTATTCTGCCAAGCATTCCGGCATGAGCGATGCTGCCCATAATATCA is drawn from Dehalobacter sp. 12DCB1 and contains these coding sequences:
- a CDS encoding PrsW family glutamic-type intramembrane protease, encoding MLLDLRILVIALTPVIALALAVYYTDRFDKEPLYLLIKVFILGALAVIPIVLFEKFLTSVNIFTGIAAAFFNAFVVAGLTEEYFKRAVVLRTVYRNPAFDEKLDGIVYAVFAALGFATVENIMYVLINFSANPYVGLSRGIFSVPTHVLLGVTMGYYLSLAKFSNHPHLERTYLRKSLYVPILLHGFFDFILMSEIPILLTLFLPYIIYLWTVNLRKLNRYYKESREKYQKIPTRQPIE
- a CDS encoding DUF378 domain-containing protein yields the protein MNIWQKIALAIIIIGAINWGMIGFFQFDLVNALLGGISPLPPRIVYALVGLSGLYCITLLFVPNREYERERRIQHNP
- a CDS encoding MFS transporter, producing the protein MNEHHDLIHDDSKTVKRTLLFIATAGSFLTPFMISSINIALPAIQKEFAADAVVLSWIATSFLLSSAVFLLPIGKLADILGRTRLYKWGIISFTAFTLASGFVPNIELLIMMRVLQGISASMIATAGMALITSVFPPQERGKALGFNVSAIYVGLGVGPFLGGFLTKYWDWRSIFLVLVPLGVLITVLTITYVKSDWADAKNDKLDIPGSMIFAVTLIALIYGSSILPDILGIILILFSIVCFVFFVKRQLKVPNPVLEIRLFQDNRVFAFSNVAALINYAGSYSVTFLLSLYLQYVQGMSSEHAGIILIIQPIIQSLISPLAGRISDKKEPANIASLGMAATAAGLFLLSFIGPHTSLFLIIAALMVLGIGFALFSSPNTNAVMSSVDKHYYGIASASVSVMRVLGQMLSMATATLLISIFVGKNQITPEYYPQFLQSIHLAFLISACFCAVGIFFSLARGKIHVNNIQA
- a CDS encoding acyl-CoA synthetase, with translation MSGYAALPDFKILNGRELDGLIVNDKFISYYQVESALYNYPKVLEAGVIVNIQDGESVILKVYLALEDSFSAKKEREQYCSAVEQYIRNSFSFKMPIWVLIREKLPMTRSGKILRSVLRDY
- the murC gene encoding UDP-N-acetylmuramate--L-alanine ligase, with product MQLHIHFVGIKGTGMSALAQITPLIEDAEITGSDVPQRFFTDVVLEKAGIEVLNFDSENVVGADLVVTSAAYGDSHPEIRRARELNIQVLTYPQFLSKLMSKKKGVCVTGTHGKTTTTAMAGKILLDAGLDPTIVVGSDVPCIGGNAHAGQGELFLAESCEYRRHFLNYSPEHLIITNMELDHPDYFKDLDDVVCAFSELACKLPAEGNLIIWHDDPNIDRIKTKATVTTFGFSADADVSAANVVFDNDGSCFDVMMNKKNVGKLHLTVSGKHNILDALAAIALTSRLGISMNTVLQALSGFNGTKRRFERLGTKHGAVIVDDYAHHPTEIQTTLDGARLSYPGRRIRAVFQPHTFSRTEKLFYEFSQAFQDADEVLLAEIFSSAREKKAGVNPISSAKLADLMREKGITTRYFSTLDEISSYLDQTLEEGDLVITLGAGDIYKVGQNLVS
- a CDS encoding M15 family metallopeptidase, whose amino-acid sequence is MKNKLIFSLLVILFMIFFISGCSQMSIPDALSNSDGSQTFAENVPVDTFMLKIGAASKEAINYHDVVSIAVLVNKQNQLPSDYVPPDLVEVNIPFTFKEKAEKRMLRQEAAAKLEELFSTAKENGVILYGVSGYRSYQTQQDLFASFTRRYGTEEKANQISARPGESEHQTGLAMDVSCQSVNFGLEETFGDTDEYVWLKDNAYRFGFIIRYPKGKEYLTEYTYEPWHLRYVGQDLATKLYEQQITYEEYLFFKI
- the nadE gene encoding NAD(+) synthase, coding for MWSTEEILERQKQVVKWLREKNAEAKTKGLVCGISGGVDSAVVAGLCKKAFPDKCLGVIMPCQSNPADREDAYLIAETLGMEVIEIDLKEAHEAIYGQVKTALKADQKPRNILQAGQGNLKARLRMSTLYTVANIREYLVVGTDNAPESYTGYFTKYGDGGVDLLPISSLTKTEVRAWASVLGLPEKIASRTPTAGLWQGQTDEGEMGFSYDLIDRYLLGEKIPDDVVAKIERLHKMSEHKRQLPPTIELEKPERLD
- the argH gene encoding argininosuccinate lyase yields the protein MKLWGGRFEKDTDSLVEDFHSSISFDQRLYKFDIMGSIAHAGMLGRIGILSAEETEKIIGGLECILADIQAGRIEFEVGAEDIHMNIEKLLTERIGDTGKKLHTGRSRNDQVALDFRLFLREEIDNTKDLLTALLGTLLDLCSEHLKTWMPGYTHLQKAQPITLSHHLMAYVQMFLRDLGRLGDTRKRLNLSPLGSGALAGTTFALRREEVAAELNFDGVTLNSLDGVSDRDFALEFLAAASIIMMHLSRLCEELIVWSSGEFCFVSIDDAYATGSSIMPQKKNPDVAELVRGKTGRVYGDLMTLLTVMKGLPLAYNKDMQEDKECVFDAVDTIQKSLLVIRPMLATMKVNADIMEREAKKGFTNATDLADYLAKKNVPFREAHAIVGRLVLECSRRSCSLEDLTLKELKTVSEFFEEDLYRAISLQTCVQKRSVTGGPAPEAVQTAIRLSKETLDQLRW